In Candidatus Methanoperedens sp., one genomic interval encodes:
- a CDS encoding ArsR family transcriptional regulator, which produces MESAQLLDILGNENRRKILHLLASRPCYMSEIAERLDVGAKAVLGHLLLLERAGLIEASVDEQRRKYFHIMDNLRMEVFVSPYSFEVEISTIAVSDEQEKPVRAIADLKSLHNEIQELLQHRQRIMSEYQEVQANIAGAMGQSMDAIEDITEDSIEAEILYALLKSPMNKRALSMQLELPEYVLEKYLSRMQNKEMIKENENSYRIG; this is translated from the coding sequence ATGGAATCAGCACAACTCCTGGACATACTCGGGAACGAGAACCGCAGGAAAATCCTGCACCTCCTTGCGAGCCGGCCCTGCTATATGAGCGAGATAGCAGAACGGCTGGACGTAGGGGCAAAAGCTGTTCTCGGGCACCTTCTGCTCCTCGAGAGAGCAGGTCTGATCGAAGCCAGCGTGGATGAACAGCGGCGCAAGTATTTCCATATAATGGACAACCTGAGAATGGAAGTGTTTGTGTCGCCGTACTCCTTTGAAGTCGAGATCAGTACGATTGCCGTCTCGGATGAGCAAGAAAAGCCTGTCCGTGCGATCGCAGACCTGAAATCCCTGCATAATGAGATACAGGAACTTCTGCAGCACAGGCAGCGGATAATGAGCGAATACCAGGAAGTCCAGGCAAATATCGCGGGAGCGATGGGGCAGAGCATGGATGCCATTGAGGACATCACTGAAGATTCAATCGAGGCCGAAATACTCTATGCCTTGTTGAAAAGCCCGATGAACAAGCGTGCACTTTCCATGCAGCTTGAATTACCGGAATATGTGCTTGAGAAATATCTATCAAGAATGCAGAACAAAGAAATGATAAAAGAGAACGAAAATAGTTACAGGATAGGCTAA
- a CDS encoding winged helix-turn-helix domain-containing protein: MYTNKKIEEYANEMPLELRRAINALNDNLRLAIFFILLKYGELPFSQIMTELEIPPEYSSKLTYHLKILEKGAFIKNEYTRKEGIDSYSFYDLTEFGEDIIKGLMDTLNVPRLVNEPIKGTASSETKPLDIKLVEMPEIKHNEQFRETASGRTKTVVKISATAG, translated from the coding sequence ATGTACACGAACAAAAAAATAGAAGAGTATGCAAACGAAATGCCTTTAGAGCTTAGACGAGCGATAAATGCTTTAAATGACAATCTTAGACTGGCAATTTTTTTTATACTTCTCAAATATGGTGAATTGCCCTTCTCTCAGATAATGACTGAATTAGAAATACCGCCAGAATATAGTAGCAAACTAACTTATCACCTCAAGATACTCGAAAAGGGAGCCTTTATCAAAAATGAATATACTAGAAAAGAAGGTATAGACAGCTATTCCTTTTATGACCTCACAGAGTTTGGAGAGGATATAATTAAAGGTTTAATGGATACTCTAAACGTACCTCGTTTAGTCAATGAACCAATTAAAGGAACAGCGTCGTCCGAAACTAAGCCTTTGGATATCAAGCTGGTTGAAATGCCTGAAATTAAACATAATGAACAGTTTAGAGAAACTGCTAGCGGTAGAACCAAAACAGTTGTTAAAATCTCTGCTACTGCAGGTTAA
- a CDS encoding DUF5788 family protein, producing the protein MNDIISEEERERLLSELHRFLAWVGEQIPDEIDLEGKSIKVHDIVWNCIHQKEFSEMDRERFLELISILETKEKYDETALARANLTREEAKRLYHETAALIRAIMDLRECEGGKVKLKESGEEIRKKIDDARRWLDFLKSVGKK; encoded by the coding sequence ATGAATGATATTATCTCCGAAGAAGAGCGGGAGCGCCTGCTCTCCGAGTTGCACAGATTCCTTGCATGGGTAGGCGAGCAAATACCGGATGAGATTGACCTGGAAGGAAAGTCCATAAAAGTGCATGATATCGTCTGGAACTGCATCCATCAGAAGGAATTTTCTGAAATGGATAGGGAACGTTTCCTTGAGCTAATCAGCATACTTGAAACAAAAGAGAAATACGATGAGACGGCACTTGCCAGGGCCAATCTCACTCGCGAGGAGGCAAAGAGACTATATCATGAAACCGCAGCTCTCATACGTGCTATCATGGATCTCCGGGAATGCGAAGGCGGTAAGGTGAAATTGAAAGAATCCGGCGAAGAGATAAGAAAGAAAATCGATGATGCCAGGAGATGGCTGGATTTCTTGAAAAGCGTTGGGAAAAAATAG
- a CDS encoding L-threonylcarbamoyladenylate synthase, whose amino-acid sequence MGQYNVEIGQDIEKAADIIRNGGVVIYPTETVYGIGANIFSEDALRKVFSFKKRTPEKPVSIAVSGFEMMEGLVYVSDRERRFIEKFLPGPVTIILKKKKLVPGTLTSGKDMVGIRFPDHKMAVRLIELAGVPITSTSANISGEAPPTKAEEVRIKADYILDGGECSGEPSTVVDLAALKILRKGAKYEEVAAVIEGNRNPFNS is encoded by the coding sequence ATGGGGCAATACAATGTTGAAATAGGGCAGGATATCGAAAAAGCTGCCGATATCATAAGGAATGGGGGCGTTGTTATCTATCCAACCGAAACAGTTTATGGGATCGGGGCGAATATTTTTTCAGAGGATGCTTTAAGGAAGGTTTTTTCATTCAAGAAAAGAACTCCGGAAAAACCTGTTTCCATTGCTGTTTCAGGTTTTGAGATGATGGAGGGTCTCGTGTATGTAAGCGACAGGGAGAGGCGCTTTATTGAAAAATTTCTTCCCGGGCCCGTGACCATCATACTCAAGAAAAAAAAACTTGTACCAGGTACCTTGACATCGGGTAAGGACATGGTAGGCATAAGATTTCCGGATCATAAGATGGCGGTCAGGCTCATTGAACTTGCAGGAGTTCCGATTACCTCCACCAGTGCGAACATTTCCGGGGAGGCGCCTCCAACAAAGGCGGAGGAAGTAAGAATAAAAGCAGATTATATTCTCGATGGTGGAGAATGCAGTGGCGAGCCTTCAACAGTTGTTGATCTCGCGGCTCTCAAGATTTTGCGCAAAGGCGCAAAATATGAGGAAGTAGCTGCAGTAATTGAGGGTAATAGAAACCCTTTTAATAGTTAA
- a CDS encoding 4Fe-4S binding protein has translation MAKDKKLVQSENCNGCGICVTVCPTNTKLSKAADFNMDTAKLAIHVTNGSAVIDYGNCIACGICTRNCPVASLTIVPA, from the coding sequence ATGGCAAAAGACAAGAAACTTGTACAATCAGAGAACTGCAATGGATGCGGCATATGCGTGACGGTGTGCCCGACGAACACCAAACTTTCAAAGGCTGCGGATTTCAATATGGATACGGCGAAACTCGCCATCCATGTGACCAATGGCAGCGCAGTGATAGATTATGGAAATTGCATTGCCTGCGGGATATGCACCCGGAACTGCCCGGTTGCCTCTCTTACGATAGTGCCGGCTTAA
- a CDS encoding cell division protein FtsZ, translating to MLNILLIGVGQCGNRILDAINKEAFGGSVLSKYYGKQRFTSKVETISINTAINDLKELRFTKTKDRIHVPYLHGVGANRIIGKKCFEDNKELLMRVIEERGDFDLAFIISSASGGTGSSFSPLLIEALKERCKTNVYGVMVLPFREEGSIYLQNSIFCLKEIMSGQCDGTIIADNQFLKHLGKDIKTAYDGINRTIAQRILFLIKVLDSEMMMVTDLGDFKTVMSSGSKLATLGFGEGTDNLPIKAVIEHSISHAGLLFELDPYSEANRAMIILEGDKKYLDITDITNEIEKLSKEIGQIFKGVLLRNGEMPRVLSVLSIGASAELDKLFSIGVEAVQKEREKKEQVIRQNISIEQKLEGLKPMY from the coding sequence ATGTTAAACATACTTTTGATCGGCGTCGGGCAATGTGGTAACAGGATACTTGATGCGATAAACAAGGAAGCTTTTGGCGGCAGTGTGCTCTCCAAGTATTATGGGAAGCAGCGATTTACAAGCAAAGTCGAGACCATATCAATAAATACGGCCATCAACGATTTAAAAGAATTGAGGTTCACGAAGACAAAGGACAGGATCCATGTTCCATATCTTCATGGAGTCGGGGCGAACAGGATAATAGGAAAGAAATGCTTTGAGGATAATAAAGAACTTCTGATGCGGGTCATAGAAGAACGCGGGGATTTCGACCTTGCTTTTATTATATCCTCGGCATCAGGTGGCACGGGTTCATCGTTTTCGCCCCTTCTGATAGAGGCGCTGAAGGAAAGGTGTAAGACCAATGTTTACGGGGTAATGGTGCTGCCCTTCAGGGAAGAGGGTTCGATCTATCTTCAAAATTCGATTTTCTGTTTAAAGGAAATAATGAGCGGACAGTGCGATGGTACTATAATCGCGGACAACCAGTTCCTGAAACACCTCGGGAAGGATATAAAGACCGCATACGATGGGATCAATAGGACTATCGCGCAGAGGATTCTGTTTCTTATAAAGGTGCTGGACAGCGAGATGATGATGGTGACTGACCTTGGTGATTTCAAGACCGTGATGTCAAGCGGTTCAAAGCTTGCCACATTGGGGTTCGGGGAAGGCACGGATAATCTCCCCATAAAAGCTGTCATTGAACACAGCATTTCTCATGCAGGTCTCCTTTTTGAACTTGATCCGTACAGTGAAGCCAATCGTGCGATGATAATCCTGGAAGGAGACAAGAAGTACCTCGATATAACCGATATTACCAATGAGATCGAGAAATTATCCAAGGAGATAGGCCAGATATTCAAGGGCGTTCTTTTACGGAACGGTGAAATGCCCAGAGTGCTGTCGGTTCTGTCGATCGGAGCTTCTGCCGAACTGGATAAACTGTTCAGCATAGGCGTTGAAGCTGTGCAAAAAGAACGAGAGAAAAAGGAACAGGTTATCAGGCAAAATATCTCTATTGAACAGAAACTTGAGGGTCTTAAGCCCATGTATTAA
- a CDS encoding BatD family protein — MKRHWFLLSILLILSPLADASTQTYNFTMKNNTGLNFESGTFMVELIKIVKPDNYVMVNLTMNDSSAIRNIHVGEAPIVYNQLKLSMPIISESSAVLTLEFPERWSYPKTYDVLIPTLPVGVPNIVITRIVDKSNVNLGGTVEFKIRLENTGNATAYNLTLNEGLPNGFSNAPGSKFPPVPEDRLEPGEVQEVYYALKAVDSGTFTFGPSTITYGSKANKTAPIIITVAEVVPERSILTTVVTLNKNNINTDELFKVAVKITNIGKAPAESILVEPVDGKSPEGTLVMDGDLRQVYKRIYPGYAETYTVTLKAIEPGNYSVHLRTVYNDDTIGTTSESDNIVVAKKAENNYYLYAIVSMIMIVTGIVVLTIKRHKEYSY, encoded by the coding sequence ATGAAGAGACACTGGTTTTTATTGTCAATACTGCTGATACTCTCGCCGCTTGCAGACGCTTCCACTCAAACATATAATTTCACCATGAAGAATAACACTGGGTTGAATTTTGAAAGCGGAACCTTCATGGTTGAACTAATAAAAATCGTTAAACCTGATAATTATGTTATGGTCAATCTGACCATGAACGATTCGTCGGCGATCAGGAATATACACGTCGGGGAAGCCCCTATCGTATATAATCAACTAAAGCTAAGCATGCCTATTATTTCTGAGAGTTCTGCAGTTCTCACATTAGAATTCCCTGAACGCTGGAGTTATCCCAAAACATACGATGTGTTGATACCAACCCTACCCGTTGGTGTCCCAAACATTGTAATTACAAGGATCGTGGACAAGTCAAATGTAAATCTGGGAGGCACAGTAGAATTTAAAATAAGACTGGAGAATACAGGAAATGCTACTGCGTATAATCTGACATTGAATGAGGGGCTTCCCAACGGTTTTTCCAATGCTCCGGGCTCAAAGTTCCCGCCGGTACCCGAAGATAGGCTTGAACCGGGAGAGGTTCAGGAAGTGTATTATGCGTTAAAAGCCGTTGACTCAGGAACGTTCACTTTTGGCCCCTCAACTATTACCTATGGCTCGAAAGCGAATAAGACAGCTCCTATTATCATAACAGTTGCGGAGGTTGTGCCGGAAAGATCAATCCTGACAACTGTTGTTACTCTGAATAAAAATAATATTAATACTGATGAACTTTTTAAAGTCGCAGTAAAAATAACGAATATTGGGAAAGCTCCCGCGGAATCAATACTTGTGGAGCCGGTGGACGGTAAGTCTCCTGAGGGCACACTGGTTATGGACGGGGATTTAAGGCAGGTATATAAAAGGATATATCCGGGCTATGCGGAAACTTATACTGTCACGTTAAAGGCGATAGAGCCGGGAAATTATTCCGTGCATCTAAGGACTGTCTATAATGACGATACGATAGGCACTACCTCTGAATCTGATAATATAGTTGTGGCAAAAAAGGCGGAAAATAATTATTATTTGTATGCAATTGTGTCCATGATAATGATTGTGACAGGTATAGTTGTGTTAACGATAAAGAGACATAAAGAATATTCATACTGA
- the nadC gene encoding carboxylating nicotinate-nucleotide diphosphorylase, producing MLMTELERFIEEDVGYNDVSCSIIPDCKVHAEVVSNEEGVIAGLSEATQIFEYFEIFATTDLTEGSIVKKKDVIFTLEGGARQILRAERLALNFLGRMSGIATLTRRYVERAEGARIACTRKTTPGFRKFEKKAVIAGGGDPHRFNLSDAVMIKNNHIAVLGLEKAVNNAKRLSSFTQKIEIEVRNIDSAVSAAEMGVDIVMFDNMDANEIKRSIEMLRNKGLNDGVFLEASGGISLDNISDFARTGVDVISIGALTHSSRWLDINLRIK from the coding sequence ATGTTAATGACAGAGCTTGAACGTTTCATCGAAGAAGATGTGGGTTATAATGATGTCTCATGCAGCATAATCCCGGATTGTAAAGTTCACGCGGAAGTAGTATCAAATGAAGAGGGGGTTATTGCGGGTCTTTCCGAAGCGACCCAGATATTTGAATATTTTGAGATATTCGCGACCACAGATCTTACCGAAGGTTCGATTGTAAAGAAAAAAGATGTGATTTTTACCCTTGAAGGCGGCGCAAGGCAAATCCTGAGGGCAGAGAGGCTTGCATTGAATTTCCTCGGGAGGATGAGCGGTATAGCCACATTGACCCGTAGATATGTCGAAAGGGCGGAAGGTGCCAGGATCGCGTGCACCAGGAAGACCACACCAGGTTTCAGGAAATTTGAAAAAAAAGCCGTAATAGCAGGAGGAGGAGACCCTCACAGGTTCAACCTTTCAGATGCTGTAATGATCAAGAACAATCATATCGCGGTCCTGGGACTTGAAAAGGCGGTGAATAACGCAAAACGGCTATCGAGCTTTACCCAGAAAATAGAGATTGAGGTAAGGAATATCGATTCTGCGGTCAGTGCAGCCGAAATGGGAGTTGATATAGTCATGTTCGACAATATGGATGCGAACGAGATCAAGAGAAGCATTGAAATGCTGCGCAATAAAGGGTTAAATGACGGGGTTTTTCTCGAGGCCTCAGGTGGCATATCGCTTGACAACATAAGCGATTTCGCAAGAACAGGGGTCGATGTCATTTCAATAGGTGCACTCACACACTCATCCAGGTGGCTCGATATAAATCTCAGGATTAAATGA
- a CDS encoding aspartate dehydrogenase: protein MLKIGVIGCGAIGTEICKAIDSKLINAELVGIYDRSAERCQKLIGLLAVRPGSLAPADLIAASDIVVECASQAAVLDFGAMVLSCGKDLMVMSVGALTDPDLLFRLKEIAAANASRIYIPSGAIAGLDGLKSASMAHVNMVTLTTTKNPGGLKGAPFVIENNIDLDSFRKKTLLFEGSAEEAIAAFPANVNVAASLSLAGIGTKKTRVRIFVDPETSRNIHEISVEGEFGKFTCKVENVPSPDNPRTSYLAALSAIATLKKISEPLQVGT, encoded by the coding sequence ATGCTGAAAATCGGAGTAATCGGCTGCGGTGCCATCGGTACAGAGATCTGTAAGGCAATTGATTCAAAGCTCATAAATGCAGAACTGGTGGGGATTTATGACAGGAGCGCTGAGCGCTGCCAGAAGCTGATCGGGTTGCTTGCAGTCAGACCCGGAAGCTTGGCTCCCGCTGACCTGATAGCCGCATCCGACATCGTGGTTGAGTGCGCTTCGCAGGCGGCTGTTCTGGATTTCGGGGCCATGGTGCTGAGTTGCGGGAAAGACCTTATGGTTATGAGTGTGGGAGCTTTGACGGATCCTGACCTGCTATTCAGGCTTAAGGAAATTGCAGCCGCTAACGCATCCAGGATCTACATACCTTCAGGTGCGATCGCCGGTCTTGATGGCTTGAAATCCGCTTCAATGGCCCATGTTAATATGGTCACCCTCACAACCACAAAAAATCCCGGGGGATTGAAAGGAGCGCCATTTGTCATTGAGAACAACATCGATCTTGATTCTTTTCGAAAAAAGACCCTCCTCTTCGAAGGAAGTGCGGAAGAGGCAATTGCGGCATTCCCCGCGAATGTCAATGTTGCGGCCTCATTGAGCCTTGCTGGAATAGGTACAAAGAAAACCCGGGTAAGGATTTTTGTCGATCCTGAGACTTCAAGGAACATACATGAGATCTCAGTGGAAGGGGAATTCGGGAAATTCACCTGTAAAGTTGAGAATGTTCCTTCGCCTGACAATCCCAGAACGAGCTATCTGGCCGCACTCTCGGCAATAGCCACGCTGAAGAAGATAAGTGAACCGCTCCAAGTGGGAACTTGA
- a CDS encoding twin-arginine translocase subunit TatC, which yields MPFEEFAIIIASLKRKLFYIAGVFIAGAIFSFQYMGYVIKKIEDHFSLSPPDQLNATKQLIEISRNLSLISKDVNNSIIAQNLTKFSVELINISQNLNLREPKFVTLTPLEVPMLEFKMSLIFGVLLATPLIIYYAYKELKGRLPNVISINKSLIISVIIASIVLFLLGVGYSYFIMIPLFQDYVNQETLNIGAIQNYSVYEFIYFVVMTSIIIGFAFELPLIMTLVVRFGIISRQTLSYYRRHAYIILLVVAAWITPGPDIFSQIMVVVPFVVLYEISLLVIRFTGK from the coding sequence ATGCCATTTGAAGAATTTGCGATAATTATTGCTTCATTGAAAAGAAAGCTGTTTTACATCGCCGGTGTTTTTATCGCCGGTGCAATCTTTTCTTTCCAATATATGGGGTATGTAATTAAAAAAATAGAAGATCATTTTAGTCTGAGCCCACCTGATCAACTCAATGCTACTAAGCAGCTAATCGAAATATCGCGTAATCTCTCTTTGATCTCAAAAGATGTCAATAATTCTATTATTGCCCAGAACCTGACAAAGTTCTCAGTTGAATTAATAAATATATCTCAAAACTTAAATTTACGTGAACCAAAATTTGTGACGCTAACTCCGCTGGAAGTGCCGATGCTTGAGTTCAAGATGTCTCTAATATTTGGAGTACTTCTTGCAACCCCACTTATTATTTACTACGCTTATAAAGAACTGAAAGGGAGATTACCAAATGTAATATCCATAAATAAGTCTTTAATAATATCCGTAATAATTGCGTCTATCGTACTTTTTTTGTTAGGGGTTGGATATTCATATTTTATTATGATTCCACTTTTCCAGGATTATGTAAACCAAGAGACTTTGAATATTGGAGCAATTCAAAACTACTCTGTATACGAGTTCATTTATTTTGTAGTTATGACCTCGATAATAATAGGTTTTGCTTTTGAATTGCCTCTAATAATGACTCTTGTGGTTCGTTTTGGTATCATATCAAGGCAGACGCTTTCTTATTATAGGAGGCATGCGTATATCATTCTGCTGGTTGTTGCAGCATGGATCACCCCAGGGCCAGACATTTTCAGCCAGATAATGGTAGTGGTGCCGTTTGTAGTCCTTTATGAAATCAGTCTACTGGTGATAAGATTTACTGGAAAATAA
- a CDS encoding site-2 protease family protein, which produces MSTLDIILVIFFLYWLFVALLDRRGILSKYNISAYGPILMIRTQKGQIFLDKLAVPKRFWRLFANIGLPAMLMGMLVMLLMILFVDYSMIRSFQTHTVPPPSKFNEPRNIFLIPGVNEFIPLWYGIIALLVTLVVHEFSHAILCKVEGIKVKSMGILLAVLPIGGFAEPDEEQLLGSKEEKGGTQEEAGIEPKKLATRSERVRVLTAGVMANFVTAFIAFILFFSILGSLAPVGDVMITGVVPGYPAEQAGVRQNMILAGIDDKQISTANDFLAYAKTLKPGSNVSLNLVDGGVRKEIKLVSASGNETSEGVVVFKVVEGSPAEAAGIKSGMVLVKIGEADINSIDDFITFMNSTSAGEKLDIYLMSNSSVNASRLVFRNVELVKYPYEKEAKKGFLGVSYAPQESATSYSVGITIGQFPAKNYLLVLKSIPSLLTGFSGWILLFSLPIFGLTGEGFPGFSGLITHFYEPAGWAIPLGTNIFWILNILMWIGWMNFYVGLFNCLPAVPLDGGHVFRDVLTSSLSRIVGNGEKVERISNAIAVLFAVLILISLVFVTLAPYAAQSF; this is translated from the coding sequence TTGAGTACCCTCGATATTATTCTTGTTATTTTCTTTCTCTACTGGCTTTTCGTGGCTCTCCTTGACAGGCGAGGAATACTTAGCAAATACAACATCTCAGCTTACGGGCCTATATTGATGATACGTACGCAAAAAGGTCAGATATTCCTCGATAAACTCGCGGTCCCTAAAAGGTTCTGGAGATTGTTTGCCAATATCGGTCTTCCGGCAATGCTCATGGGAATGCTTGTCATGTTGCTGATGATATTGTTCGTTGATTACTCCATGATAAGGTCTTTCCAGACACATACAGTCCCTCCTCCCAGCAAGTTCAATGAGCCGCGCAATATCTTCCTTATCCCGGGAGTGAACGAGTTCATACCTCTCTGGTATGGCATCATTGCATTGCTTGTAACGCTTGTAGTGCATGAGTTCTCGCACGCCATACTCTGTAAAGTGGAAGGCATCAAAGTAAAATCAATGGGCATACTGCTGGCTGTACTTCCGATCGGAGGATTTGCAGAGCCAGATGAAGAGCAGCTTCTTGGGAGTAAGGAAGAGAAAGGCGGGACTCAAGAAGAAGCAGGCATAGAACCCAAAAAGCTCGCGACGCGCAGCGAACGGGTAAGGGTACTTACAGCAGGCGTTATGGCTAATTTTGTCACTGCATTTATTGCATTCATACTGTTCTTTTCCATACTCGGCTCGCTTGCTCCTGTGGGAGACGTAATGATAACAGGTGTTGTGCCAGGATACCCTGCAGAACAGGCAGGCGTGAGACAGAACATGATCCTTGCAGGAATAGACGACAAGCAGATCAGTACCGCAAATGACTTCTTGGCCTATGCAAAGACCCTGAAACCGGGAAGTAATGTCAGTCTGAACCTGGTTGATGGAGGGGTGAGAAAAGAGATCAAGCTCGTTTCAGCATCGGGCAATGAAACAAGTGAAGGCGTAGTGGTATTCAAAGTAGTTGAAGGCTCTCCTGCAGAAGCGGCAGGAATAAAATCGGGGATGGTTCTTGTTAAGATCGGCGAGGCCGATATCAATTCTATAGATGATTTTATCACGTTCATGAATTCCACCTCAGCAGGTGAGAAATTAGATATATATCTCATGAGCAACAGCTCGGTGAATGCATCCAGGTTAGTGTTCAGGAACGTGGAGCTGGTCAAATATCCCTACGAAAAGGAGGCTAAAAAGGGTTTCCTGGGGGTCTCTTATGCGCCACAAGAATCAGCCACGAGCTATTCCGTGGGTATAACTATAGGCCAGTTCCCGGCTAAGAACTATCTGCTTGTGCTGAAGAGCATCCCTTCATTATTGACCGGGTTCAGCGGGTGGATCCTCCTGTTCAGCCTGCCTATTTTCGGTCTCACGGGTGAAGGCTTCCCAGGATTTTCAGGCCTGATAACCCATTTTTATGAGCCTGCTGGCTGGGCAATCCCTCTTGGAACAAACATATTCTGGATATTGAACATCCTGATGTGGATTGGCTGGATGAACTTTTATGTCGGTCTTTTCAACTGCCTTCCGGCAGTTCCCCTTGATGGTGGGCACGTCTTCCGGGACGTTCTGACATCATCTCTATCAAGAATCGTGGGAAATGGCGAAAAGGTTGAGCGCATATCCAATGCGATCGCGGTTTTATTTGCGGTGCTGATTCTTATATCGCTTGTCTTTGTGACGTTAGCACCATACGCTGCCCAGTCATTTTAG
- a CDS encoding divalent-cation tolerance protein CutA, which yields MFSIVYITAGDMDEAKSIGRTLIKERLAACVNIFPITSIFRWKDKIDEANEIGIIVKTKTGKVKAIKKKVKEIHSYEVPCVVSFELGEGSEEYLKWINESVDG from the coding sequence ATGTTTTCAATCGTATATATAACCGCTGGCGATATGGATGAGGCAAAGAGCATCGGAAGGACACTTATCAAGGAACGCCTCGCCGCATGTGTGAATATTTTTCCCATCACTTCGATCTTCAGATGGAAGGATAAGATCGATGAAGCGAATGAGATCGGGATTATTGTGAAAACGAAAACTGGCAAAGTGAAGGCTATCAAGAAAAAAGTTAAAGAGATACACAGCTATGAGGTGCCTTGCGTTGTATCTTTTGAACTCGGGGAGGGTTCGGAAGAATATCTTAAATGGATTAATGAGTCCGTGGATGGTTAA